The Desulfuromonas versatilis genome has a segment encoding these proteins:
- a CDS encoding CxxxxCH/CxxCH domain c-type cytochrome: MREDVFASWWKRDCCILVGLFLALAILAGSATAWAASPVALLGSWSKTQQANLAFTPAAGSDRVILVAVTGEDANQAATVSSVTYGGQLVTPINSAVRGAGYSNIAWLGFCNETCISNASGNSIVVNTNVDNQYVVAAAAYANVDQTQPVFAHNANTSNSSTITASLNNADGNKVVYVVAFNGNQASSTPSTGFSNRVRHDAGGNSHTMVVDDRTATTSATPLSISTSSGSGSSRTAIVAVSLQQRLCAASAPTDLLAVAPHGGRVDLTWSYDGTNNDYYTIYRNGTPIGTSTSGSYADLAVTVSTGYNYTVKGFNQALNCESDASNTANVTTGPCAPTTGPITVDGGQLSGQVVNLTSLVSANGATVSTYTVSQLLAPELHELESFTSGDPQGWSAKWTTDNEGNPPGNRDLATGISTRSDGTGPATAPTGSFLYYEASDSATALARPAVRYLTHVGAFNANANELLVSFKYHMYGSQIGSLELQANSGSGWTTVWSKTGNQGNSWKSASVDLEALGYSSGNVSLRFKFAYGTGYLGDIALDEVLVHGPGRAGTVYFTGNATAAQSAATNGGSPWPDATTLRLDIFGADNCSTALNDVGTFDFYVDNTPPTVNSFTLPATAVSPISVLAFSVTDNIGVTGYLVTESPAAPAASNPGWQSTVPTHIRTASTGSVTFYAWAKDAAGNVSTSRSQVVTVSADGTAPTVDSFTMPDSSFSPIPVSAFFASDNSGVVAGYQVTESATPPAAGDAGWQANPPASVTTASTGSVTFYAWAKDEAGNVSAPATHVVTVKVDTNPPVVTFTIPGTSSSLTFNVSTYGAVDNVPDVASNTGVSGYMITESGVDADPSGPSDPRWLGAPPLKLTASTDGSRTFKAWAKDSAGNISAAVSRSITITLPATCDYDINPAGTYIEAENYTQMTAPSPWEWTVVTTPLADASGRTSSGGYLSTTVGGTGTTPNGSRTDYPVNFTSGGTYCIWIRALDAAGAGGGDSTFWGIDGSLVGTITQTADNQWSWDSDTQNGSNCTTVSSGPHTINLWPREAGQKTDGFFIATLDANADPSAGGIFTGDDDQTTTVAALGPKGVKLTVDPTCVDSSGGGAPGSGGGGSGYIDIPDGQTTNGNPINPENLYVTDLGAAVRQYRALGRESDGFNGFSLNSKWSKTDIGGNSTPAPSVVNEQLSLTGRGADIWGNSDAFAFLYQGGKSGSFTIDVKVDSVQPVNGWAKGGIMVRQSLANNSPHAMIVLTPDNGVSFQRRRLSGGTSYSTTAAGVSQPKWLRLKRTGNNFFGYYSNDGISWVLVGNDTVNMTDPVNIGLAVTSHTTAANCTAVFDNFMFMPASVSGMSETWNNTSSASPASIATTGWSDGDYALSVRGSGVEPETNTFSFSSCTDVTPSTITVHSGQTIGGSASSLNALFDHTGNVGTFHFQINGIDVLNPWNSYSVVPDGTSASVTLKVFGTDPDCGGKSLSASGTITVNNSCSDPDPSTITILTGQSTGGGSVDLTAMASTTGDVAAGGLTYKINGQVIGDPASWDSRSYGTTTPQAVTFEVSGTDPDCGNVITAVNLIEIDNACVYNPPSIKFAKDLDYVGPGRAIPFTVTVRNEDSFNCGASTLTVTMDGDSNLTNFDPSYFPDPSSITDAAFSVAGDKKSASITLAGRQSAQLELAVSAKAGAPEWNSNITTLRVSSDSGSDSETAETVVFLVSPITHNSVTTNSAKWGGTVDGDGNTVTQGNWGTSDDGSKYGNFDCLTCHEKGGPNVKWLRGAIDMPADSDDPTWGTSGLSSLTISFLDQRPGSDDWGNDDPLGTDAHPADSKIGAGRTGSTRACEVCHSVTMYHRYDTEADPDGAGPLTGQAVYNHFNDRDCTDCHRHSLGFTASCTGCHGNPPLEATLGGPNGLADIPGATGSTTPGTHYKHVVVLQYPCVYCHAGWRDVGEMPKVVGGKQDINHKFDVFGRQPADIDYATAITGHYTGQDGVSYEGVVTPTGQGTMTCENIYCHGGTDTMGGTNPQWNGNIACNSCHGTSATNTPPGYSHTTHVGKMGQACTVCHGDGTVNPLPGSNGHVNGSVGWDLTGAPNTGAAATYKGSTMGETGKFAPSAIYDGYGTCTNVACHYGTETPPWNSGPATCTTCHNNGTDNGTLTNAAPATGEHDAHMVAASGSLSEKMINAFINKCESCHGGGANTGTHPGHIGASHGTSPVDLADYVDFGGMTYDHGTETCTSLCHAANDPGIWGSHQPLSCEACHMAPYLGPTVVDPDNEGTGMAAQGFGSHLKVTKGETISTTTNWMTQCQKCHPYHTGGVEIPEPTTSWDNPGTATVESENMAMKLGLMFPVTGGIHLGGASTSGSTEADICWNCHGTDSQVNEWGYNYDTNGANFPETKITPDTTSPTGHTYWDDSGARGSYNYGYLYTSNHSSGTYNSANATSKWVDSNGWGHYRRDGYQHHNYPEAGYPDYILSRRITSVHSVNFDPAKQKSSVATAINGSGVVVPAAQEVPQNIRCSYCHDVHDLNKAMTDTAAGVFENSTGRPYLRGTWMGNPYAPDLPPLSNYETAYNTTYNDNTYNSNNRTFSSGYDTPRLFSNSQTSKMKGGYFIDANSNRPTTDPSYDSLEETAGICVVCHGKDVNNMDFYSNTTTTMWRTGQVNGHANSTLGGEGAAHANAMNIFDATRGQTNRVMAHQSGVAQGREWGKNRLEGGPFQNSSGMDKAFDTSNPTLNVTGWYGGTPNSDPSSKPAEYSTWYSANGIGTDGSGGGMAHSFTCSKCHSPHATGLPALLITNCLDKNVSSWALGSANPSVSQANNCHRKESTSTGWHKLAPAQ, from the coding sequence ATGAGAGAAGATGTTTTCGCAAGCTGGTGGAAGCGCGACTGCTGTATTCTTGTCGGCCTCTTTCTGGCCCTCGCGATCCTGGCCGGCTCCGCAACGGCCTGGGCGGCGTCGCCCGTTGCCCTCCTCGGCAGCTGGAGCAAGACCCAGCAGGCCAACCTCGCCTTCACCCCGGCGGCGGGCAGCGACCGCGTCATCCTTGTCGCGGTGACCGGCGAGGACGCCAACCAAGCTGCCACGGTCAGTTCCGTGACTTACGGCGGTCAACTGGTCACGCCCATCAACTCGGCGGTGCGCGGTGCAGGTTATTCCAACATCGCCTGGCTCGGCTTCTGCAACGAGACCTGTATCAGCAACGCCTCGGGCAACAGCATCGTGGTCAACACCAACGTCGACAACCAGTACGTCGTGGCCGCGGCCGCCTACGCGAACGTGGACCAGACCCAGCCGGTTTTCGCCCATAACGCCAACACCTCCAACTCTTCCACCATTACGGCAAGCCTCAACAACGCCGATGGGAACAAGGTCGTCTACGTGGTCGCCTTCAACGGCAACCAGGCCAGCTCCACCCCCAGCACGGGGTTCAGCAACAGGGTGCGCCACGATGCCGGCGGGAACTCCCACACCATGGTGGTCGACGACCGCACTGCCACGACCAGCGCCACTCCGCTGAGCATCTCCACCAGTTCGGGATCGGGGAGCAGCCGCACGGCCATCGTCGCCGTCTCCCTGCAGCAAAGGCTCTGTGCGGCCAGCGCCCCCACCGACCTGCTCGCGGTCGCTCCTCACGGCGGCCGGGTCGATTTGACCTGGAGCTACGACGGGACCAACAACGACTACTACACCATATACCGCAACGGGACCCCCATCGGCACCAGCACCTCAGGCAGCTATGCCGACCTGGCCGTCACCGTCAGCACGGGCTACAACTACACCGTGAAGGGCTTCAACCAGGCGCTGAACTGCGAAAGCGATGCTTCCAACACAGCCAACGTCACCACCGGCCCCTGCGCCCCGACCACCGGACCGATCACGGTGGACGGCGGCCAGCTTTCGGGCCAGGTGGTCAACCTCACCTCCCTGGTCAGCGCCAACGGCGCCACGGTCTCCACCTACACCGTCAGCCAACTGCTGGCCCCCGAGCTCCACGAGCTGGAGTCCTTCACCAGCGGCGACCCGCAGGGGTGGAGCGCCAAGTGGACCACCGACAACGAGGGGAACCCGCCCGGCAACCGGGACCTGGCCACGGGCATCAGCACCCGCTCCGACGGGACCGGCCCGGCCACTGCACCCACCGGCTCGTTCCTCTATTACGAAGCGTCCGACTCGGCCACGGCTCTGGCCCGGCCTGCGGTGCGCTACCTGACCCATGTCGGGGCCTTCAATGCCAACGCCAACGAACTGCTGGTGTCCTTCAAATATCACATGTACGGCAGCCAGATCGGCTCCCTGGAACTGCAGGCCAACAGCGGCAGCGGCTGGACCACCGTGTGGTCCAAAACTGGGAACCAGGGCAACTCCTGGAAATCAGCCTCCGTCGACCTGGAGGCCCTGGGCTACAGCAGCGGCAACGTCAGCCTGCGCTTCAAGTTCGCCTACGGAACCGGCTACCTCGGCGACATCGCCCTGGATGAAGTGCTGGTACACGGCCCCGGCCGGGCCGGCACCGTCTATTTCACCGGCAACGCCACCGCCGCCCAAAGCGCCGCCACCAACGGCGGTTCGCCCTGGCCCGACGCCACCACCTTGCGCCTGGACATCTTCGGTGCCGACAACTGCAGCACGGCGCTCAACGATGTGGGGACCTTCGACTTCTATGTCGACAATACTCCGCCGACGGTCAACTCCTTCACCCTGCCAGCGACGGCCGTATCCCCCATCTCGGTGCTGGCCTTCTCGGTAACCGACAATATCGGCGTCACCGGCTACCTGGTCACCGAGTCTCCCGCGGCCCCGGCCGCCAGCAATCCCGGCTGGCAAAGCACGGTTCCGACCCACATCCGCACCGCCAGCACCGGCAGCGTCACCTTCTATGCCTGGGCCAAGGACGCCGCGGGCAACGTCTCGACCAGCCGCAGCCAGGTGGTCACGGTGTCGGCCGACGGCACGGCGCCCACCGTCGACAGCTTCACCATGCCCGATTCGTCCTTCTCCCCCATCCCGGTCAGCGCCTTCTTCGCCTCGGACAACAGCGGCGTGGTGGCCGGCTACCAGGTCACCGAAAGCGCCACTCCGCCGGCAGCCGGCGACGCGGGCTGGCAAGCCAACCCGCCGGCCAGCGTAACCACCGCCAGCACCGGCAGCGTCACCTTCTACGCCTGGGCCAAGGACGAGGCCGGCAATGTTTCGGCTCCGGCCACTCACGTGGTCACCGTCAAAGTTGACACCAACCCCCCGGTGGTGACTTTCACCATCCCCGGGACTTCTTCTTCGCTGACCTTCAATGTCTCCACCTACGGCGCGGTGGACAACGTCCCGGACGTTGCCAGCAATACCGGGGTGTCCGGCTACATGATCACCGAAAGCGGGGTCGATGCCGACCCCAGCGGGCCCAGCGACCCGCGCTGGCTCGGCGCCCCGCCGCTGAAACTGACCGCCTCCACCGACGGCTCGCGCACGTTCAAGGCCTGGGCCAAGGACTCCGCCGGCAACATCTCCGCCGCGGTCAGCAGGTCAATCACCATCACCCTGCCGGCCACCTGCGACTATGACATCAACCCCGCCGGCACCTACATCGAGGCGGAGAACTACACCCAGATGACCGCCCCCTCTCCCTGGGAGTGGACCGTGGTTACCACCCCCCTGGCCGATGCCAGCGGACGCACCTCCTCCGGCGGCTACCTGAGCACCACGGTCGGCGGCACCGGCACCACCCCCAACGGCTCCCGGACCGACTACCCGGTCAACTTCACCAGCGGCGGCACCTACTGCATCTGGATCCGCGCCCTGGATGCCGCCGGGGCAGGCGGCGGCGACTCCACCTTCTGGGGGATCGACGGCAGCCTGGTCGGCACCATCACCCAGACCGCCGACAACCAGTGGTCCTGGGACAGCGACACCCAGAACGGCAGCAACTGCACCACGGTCTCCAGCGGGCCCCACACCATCAACCTCTGGCCCCGCGAGGCCGGCCAGAAGACCGACGGCTTCTTCATCGCGACCCTCGATGCCAATGCCGACCCCTCGGCCGGAGGCATCTTCACCGGCGATGACGACCAGACGACCACCGTGGCCGCCCTGGGCCCCAAGGGGGTCAAACTCACCGTCGACCCCACCTGCGTCGACAGCAGCGGCGGCGGAGCGCCCGGCTCGGGAGGCGGGGGCTCGGGATACATCGACATCCCCGACGGCCAGACCACCAACGGCAACCCCATCAACCCGGAGAACCTCTACGTCACCGATCTCGGCGCCGCGGTCCGCCAGTACCGCGCCCTGGGCCGGGAGAGCGACGGGTTCAACGGTTTCTCCCTGAACTCCAAGTGGAGCAAGACCGATATTGGCGGCAACAGCACGCCGGCCCCCAGCGTGGTCAACGAGCAGCTCAGCCTGACCGGGCGGGGCGCCGACATCTGGGGCAACAGCGATGCCTTCGCCTTCCTCTACCAGGGGGGCAAAAGCGGCAGTTTCACCATCGACGTCAAGGTTGACTCGGTCCAGCCGGTCAACGGCTGGGCCAAGGGCGGGATCATGGTGCGCCAGAGCCTGGCCAACAACAGCCCCCATGCAATGATCGTCCTGACCCCCGACAACGGGGTGAGCTTCCAGCGCCGGCGCCTGAGCGGGGGCACCTCCTACTCCACCACCGCCGCCGGGGTCAGCCAGCCCAAGTGGCTGCGCCTGAAGCGCACGGGGAACAACTTCTTCGGCTACTACTCCAACGACGGCATCAGCTGGGTACTGGTCGGCAATGACACGGTCAACATGACCGACCCGGTCAACATCGGTCTGGCGGTCACTTCCCACACCACCGCCGCCAACTGCACCGCCGTGTTCGACAACTTCATGTTCATGCCGGCCAGCGTCAGCGGCATGAGCGAGACCTGGAACAACACCAGCAGCGCCTCCCCCGCCAGCATCGCCACCACCGGCTGGAGCGACGGTGACTATGCGCTGAGCGTCCGCGGATCCGGTGTGGAACCTGAGACCAACACCTTCAGTTTCAGCAGCTGCACCGATGTGACCCCGTCCACCATTACCGTCCACTCGGGGCAGACGATCGGCGGCTCGGCGTCCAGCCTCAACGCCCTGTTCGATCACACGGGCAACGTCGGGACCTTCCATTTCCAGATCAACGGCATCGACGTGCTCAACCCCTGGAACAGCTACTCGGTGGTCCCCGACGGCACCTCCGCCTCGGTCACCCTGAAAGTCTTCGGCACCGACCCGGACTGCGGCGGAAAGTCGCTCAGCGCCAGCGGCACCATCACCGTCAACAACAGCTGCTCCGACCCGGACCCCTCCACCATCACCATCCTTACCGGGCAGTCCACCGGCGGCGGCAGCGTCGATCTGACCGCCATGGCCAGCACCACTGGCGACGTGGCGGCGGGGGGCCTGACCTACAAGATTAACGGGCAGGTCATCGGCGATCCGGCTTCCTGGGACAGCCGCTCCTACGGGACGACCACTCCCCAGGCGGTGACTTTCGAGGTGTCCGGCACCGACCCGGACTGCGGCAACGTGATCACCGCGGTGAACCTGATCGAGATCGACAACGCCTGCGTGTACAACCCGCCGAGCATCAAGTTCGCCAAGGACCTCGATTACGTCGGCCCCGGCCGGGCCATCCCCTTTACCGTCACCGTGCGTAACGAGGACAGCTTCAACTGCGGCGCCTCCACGCTCACCGTCACCATGGATGGGGACAGCAACCTGACAAACTTCGACCCGTCTTACTTCCCCGATCCCAGCAGCATCACCGATGCGGCCTTCAGCGTGGCCGGGGACAAAAAATCCGCGAGCATCACCCTGGCGGGACGCCAGTCCGCCCAGCTGGAACTGGCCGTTTCCGCCAAAGCGGGCGCGCCCGAGTGGAACTCCAACATAACCACCCTCAGAGTCAGCAGCGACAGCGGCTCGGATAGCGAGACTGCCGAGACGGTCGTCTTCCTGGTCTCGCCCATCACCCACAACAGCGTCACCACCAACTCGGCCAAGTGGGGCGGCACCGTCGACGGCGACGGCAACACCGTGACCCAGGGCAATTGGGGTACCAGCGATGACGGTTCCAAGTACGGCAACTTCGACTGCCTGACCTGCCACGAAAAAGGCGGCCCCAACGTCAAGTGGCTGCGCGGCGCCATCGACATGCCCGCCGATTCGGACGATCCGACCTGGGGGACATCGGGCCTGAGCAGCCTCACCATCAGCTTCCTCGACCAGCGCCCCGGTTCCGACGACTGGGGGAATGACGACCCGCTCGGGACCGACGCCCATCCGGCGGACAGCAAAATCGGGGCGGGCCGCACCGGCTCGACCCGGGCCTGCGAAGTCTGCCATTCCGTCACAATGTACCATCGCTACGACACCGAGGCCGACCCCGACGGCGCCGGCCCCCTGACCGGTCAGGCGGTGTACAACCACTTCAATGACCGGGACTGCACCGACTGCCACCGTCACAGCCTCGGCTTCACCGCCAGCTGCACCGGCTGCCACGGCAATCCGCCGCTGGAGGCGACCCTGGGCGGCCCCAACGGCCTGGCCGACATCCCGGGAGCAACCGGGTCGACTACCCCGGGCACCCACTACAAGCACGTGGTGGTGCTCCAATACCCCTGTGTCTATTGCCACGCCGGCTGGCGCGACGTAGGCGAGATGCCCAAGGTGGTCGGGGGCAAGCAGGACATCAACCACAAGTTCGACGTCTTCGGACGCCAGCCGGCCGACATCGACTACGCCACCGCCATCACCGGCCATTACACCGGCCAGGACGGGGTCTCCTACGAGGGGGTCGTCACCCCGACCGGCCAGGGGACCATGACCTGCGAGAACATCTACTGCCACGGCGGCACCGACACCATGGGCGGCACCAACCCCCAGTGGAACGGCAACATCGCCTGCAACTCCTGCCACGGCACCAGCGCCACCAACACCCCGCCGGGCTACAGCCACACCACCCACGTGGGCAAGATGGGCCAGGCCTGCACCGTCTGCCACGGCGACGGCACGGTCAATCCCCTGCCCGGCAGCAACGGCCACGTCAACGGCAGCGTCGGCTGGGACCTCACCGGCGCGCCCAACACCGGCGCCGCGGCGACCTACAAGGGCTCGACCATGGGCGAGACGGGGAAATTCGCTCCCAGCGCCATCTACGACGGTTACGGCACCTGTACCAACGTGGCCTGCCATTACGGCACCGAGACGCCGCCCTGGAACAGCGGCCCGGCCACCTGCACCACCTGCCACAACAACGGCACCGACAACGGGACCCTGACCAACGCGGCCCCCGCCACCGGTGAGCACGATGCACACATGGTCGCGGCCTCTGGTTCGCTGAGCGAGAAGATGATCAACGCCTTCATCAACAAGTGCGAGAGCTGCCACGGCGGCGGCGCCAACACCGGCACCCACCCCGGCCATATCGGCGCCTCTCACGGCACCTCGCCGGTGGATCTGGCCGATTACGTCGACTTCGGCGGCATGACCTACGACCACGGCACCGAAACCTGCACCAGCCTCTGCCACGCGGCCAACGACCCGGGGATCTGGGGCTCGCACCAGCCGCTCTCCTGCGAGGCCTGCCACATGGCGCCCTACCTCGGCCCGACGGTGGTCGATCCCGACAACGAAGGGACCGGCATGGCCGCGCAGGGCTTCGGCTCGCATCTCAAGGTGACCAAGGGTGAAACCATCAGCACCACCACCAACTGGATGACCCAGTGCCAGAAATGTCATCCCTACCATACCGGCGGGGTGGAAATTCCCGAACCCACCACCAGCTGGGACAACCCCGGGACCGCCACGGTGGAATCCGAGAACATGGCGATGAAACTCGGCCTGATGTTCCCGGTCACCGGCGGCATCCACCTCGGCGGCGCCTCGACCAGCGGGTCCACCGAGGCGGACATCTGCTGGAACTGCCACGGCACCGACAGCCAGGTCAACGAGTGGGGCTACAACTACGACACCAACGGGGCGAACTTCCCGGAAACCAAGATCACCCCCGACACCACCTCCCCCACCGGCCACACCTACTGGGACGACAGCGGCGCCAGGGGCTCGTACAACTACGGCTACCTTTACACCAGCAACCACAGCTCCGGCACCTACAACAGCGCCAATGCCACCTCCAAGTGGGTGGACAGCAACGGCTGGGGGCACTATCGCCGGGACGGCTACCAGCATCACAACTACCCCGAGGCCGGTTACCCCGACTACATCCTGAGCCGGCGCATCACCTCGGTGCACTCGGTGAACTTCGATCCGGCCAAGCAGAAATCCTCGGTGGCCACCGCCATCAACGGGAGCGGCGTCGTCGTGCCTGCTGCGCAGGAAGTGCCGCAGAACATCCGCTGCAGCTACTGCCACGACGTGCACGACCTGAACAAGGCCATGACCGACACGGCCGCCGGCGTCTTTGAGAACAGCACCGGCCGCCCCTACCTGCGCGGCACCTGGATGGGCAACCCCTATGCGCCGGACCTGCCGCCGCTTTCGAATTACGAAACCGCCTACAACACCACCTATAACGACAACACCTACAATTCTAACAACAGGACCTTCTCGAGCGGCTACGACACGCCACGCCTCTTCTCCAACTCGCAGACCTCGAAGATGAAGGGGGGCTATTTCATCGACGCCAACAGCAACCGCCCGACGACCGACCCCAGCTACGACAGTCTCGAGGAGACCGCCGGCATCTGCGTGGTCTGCCACGGCAAGGACGTCAACAACATGGACTTCTACAGCAACACCACCACCACCATGTGGCGCACCGGCCAGGTCAACGGCCACGCCAACTCCACGCTGGGCGGCGAGGGGGCGGCTCATGCCAACGCCATGAACATCTTCGATGCTACCCGTGGCCAAACCAATCGGGTCATGGCCCATCAGTCCGGCGTCGCCCAAGGCAGAGAATGGGGAAAAAACAGACTCGAGGGCGGTCCGTTCCAGAACAGCAGCGGCATGGACAAGGCCTTTGACACCAGCAACCCGACCCTTAACGTGACCGGCTGGTACGGCGGGACACCCAACAGCGATCCCTCCTCCAAGCCGGCCGAGTACAGCACCTGGTACAGTGCCAATGGGATCGGCACCGACGGCAGCGGCGGGGGAATGGCGCACAGCTTCACCTGTTCCAAGTGTCACAGCCCCCACGCCACTGGCCTGCCGGCGCTGCTGATCACCAACTGCCTGGATAAGAACGTTTCCTCCTGGGCCTTGGGGTCGGCCAACCCGTCCGTTTCCCAGGCCAACAACTGCCACCGCAAGGAAAGCACCTCAACGGGATGGCACAAACTGGCGCCCGCACAGTAA